The proteins below are encoded in one region of Rhododendron vialii isolate Sample 1 chromosome 7a, ASM3025357v1:
- the LOC131331887 gene encoding uncharacterized protein LOC131331887, which yields MQGNRGGGDPFFGFGDPFAGFGGFNGFSGHRSLMSNFFGGRDPFDDPFFTRPFGGMFESGHFGHPGNPFTDAHASGFLEHQVPQPGYPGNPSTDAHASGFLEHQVLQRAQPSRLRGPIIEELNSDDEKEAQQEKKDNPRKHSRSSKEPYVEVPDDEAEGRKSKQIQYRNDFSRPSNTYSQPQTHSFSFQSSSVTYGGENGAYYTSSRTRRTGSDGLTIEERKAADTASRQASHQIFRGIHEKGHTVARKLNSDGRVDTRQTLHNLNEEELSGFEEVWKGSARKHLPGWSEGFNLQDGISGQNGQASGGGWALPSTEQPQHSENVPSDIGEREGASRPQHSGRMKAGVGDRSGSSRGRSRSGSAAANVDRVRKH from the exons ATGCAGGGGAACAGAGGAGGCGGGGATCCATTTTTCGGTTTTGGTGACCCATTTGCTGGCTTTGGGGGGTTTAATGGCTTTTCAGGTCATAGGAGTTTGATGTCCAATTTCTTTGGAGGAAGGGATCCTTTTGATGACCCTTTCTTCACTCGCCCATTCGGAGGCATGTTTGAGTCTGGCCATTTTGGCCATCCTGGGAATCCTTTTACAGATGCGCATGCATCTGGATTTCTTGAACATCAAGTCCCCCAGCCTGGCTATCCTGGGAATCCTTCTACAGATGCGCATGCATCTGGATTTCTTGAACATCAAGTCCTCCAGCGGGCCCAGCCCAGTAGGCTGAGGGGGCCAATTATTGAAGAACTGAACTCCGATGATGAAAAAGAAGCTCAGCAGGAGAAGAAAGACAATCCAAGAAAGCACAGCAGATCAAGCAAAGAACCTTATGTGGAGGTCCCGGATGATGAAGCTGAAG GGAGAAAGAGTAAGCAAATACAGTACAGGAATGATTTCAGCAGGCCAAGCAATACGTATTCACAACCCCAAACTCATAGCTTCAGCTTTCAGAGCTCCAGTGTTACTTATGGTGGTGAAAATGGAGCATATTACACCTCATCTAGGACTAGGAGGACAGGGAGTGACGGA TTGACAATTGAAGAAAGGAAAGCAGCTGATACGGCTAGTCGTCAAGCTTCTCATCAGATCTTCAGGGGAATTCACGAGAAG GGTCATACAGTTGCAAGGAAACTAAATTCTGATGGCCGGGTGGACACAAGGCAGACCCTGCACAACCTTAACGAAG AGGAGCTGTCTGGTTTTGAAGAAGTTTGGAAGGGAAGTGCAAGAAAGCATCTACCCGGTTGGAGTGAGGGGTTCAATCTGCAGGATG GTATAAGTGGACAAAATGGGCAGGCAAGTGGGGGTGGCTGGGCACTCCCTTCGACTGAGCAGCCTCAGCACTCAGAGAATGTGCCATCAGATATTGGTGAGAGAGAAGGTGCTTCACGTCCACAGCATTCAGGGAGGATGAAAGCAGGTGTTGGAGATAGGTCAGGTTCTTCTCGTGGGAGATCTAGATCAGGTTCTGCTGCTGCTAACGTGGATCGTGTTAGGAAGCATTGA
- the LOC131331899 gene encoding uncharacterized protein LOC131331899 isoform X1 gives MAAIRATTATIAREMFLPSAFFGSVRVFRASLPTSGGPVGLSYRRISYGRVLRAALDSGDAGKKAPSRLAQVQQLMMEAKERAASAGNEPIPKITLDRVTTNFARSGGPGGQNVNKVNTKVDMRFNVKNAYWLSERVRDRILQVSFGFSEQEKNRINKDGELVISSTKTRTQKGNIEDALQKLQEIIDAASYVPPPPSEEQVKKIAKLAAVGEQKRMQSKKALSQKKSFRRNRDSWD, from the exons ATGGCGGCAATCAGAGCGACGACCGCCACGATCGCCAGAGAGATGTTCCTTCCGTCAGCGTTCTTTGGATCCGTCCGCGTGTTCCGAGCATCGCTCCCTACCTCTGGTGGGCCCGTCGGCTTGAGTTACCGACGGATCAGCTACGGCCGAGTCCTGCGCGCGGCGCTGGACTCCGGCGACGCCGGGAAGAAGGCGCCGTCGCGGCTGGCTCAGGTTCAGCAACTCATGATGGAAGCCAAGGAGAGAGCCGCTTCCGCCGGGAACGAACCTATCCCCAAAATCACACTAG ATCGTGTTACAACAAACTTTGCAAGAAGTGGTGGGCCGGGGGGTCAAAATGTCAATAAAG TGAACACCAAGGTGGACATGCGGTTCAATGTAAAAAATGCCTATTGGTTAAGTGAGAGGGTCAGGGACAGGATTTTGCAAGTG TCCTTTGGTTTTTCTGAACAGGAAAAGAATCGCATCAACAAAGATGGGGAGCTTGTGATTTCTTCGACAAAGACCAGAACACAAAA GGGCAACATTGAAGATGCTTTGCAGAAACTACAG GAAATCATTGATGCTGCTTCATATGTCCCACCACCTCCATCAGAAGAGCAAGTGAAAAAAATTGCCAAGCT GGCTGCTGTTGGGGAGCAGAAAAGAATGCAAAGCAAGAAGGCTCTTTCACAAAAGAAGTCCTTCAGAAGAAATCGAGATAGTTGGGACTGA
- the LOC131331899 gene encoding uncharacterized protein LOC131331899 isoform X2 yields MAAIRATTATIAREMFLPSAFFGSVRVFRASLPTSGGPVGLSYRRISYGRVLRAALDSGDAGKKAPSRLAQVQQLMMEAKERAASAGNEPIPKITLDRVTTNFARSGGPGGQNVNKVNTKVDMRFNVKNAYWLSERVRDRILQVEKNRINKDGELVISSTKTRTQKGNIEDALQKLQEIIDAASYVPPPPSEEQVKKIAKLAAVGEQKRMQSKKALSQKKSFRRNRDSWD; encoded by the exons ATGGCGGCAATCAGAGCGACGACCGCCACGATCGCCAGAGAGATGTTCCTTCCGTCAGCGTTCTTTGGATCCGTCCGCGTGTTCCGAGCATCGCTCCCTACCTCTGGTGGGCCCGTCGGCTTGAGTTACCGACGGATCAGCTACGGCCGAGTCCTGCGCGCGGCGCTGGACTCCGGCGACGCCGGGAAGAAGGCGCCGTCGCGGCTGGCTCAGGTTCAGCAACTCATGATGGAAGCCAAGGAGAGAGCCGCTTCCGCCGGGAACGAACCTATCCCCAAAATCACACTAG ATCGTGTTACAACAAACTTTGCAAGAAGTGGTGGGCCGGGGGGTCAAAATGTCAATAAAG TGAACACCAAGGTGGACATGCGGTTCAATGTAAAAAATGCCTATTGGTTAAGTGAGAGGGTCAGGGACAGGATTTTGCAAGTG GAAAAGAATCGCATCAACAAAGATGGGGAGCTTGTGATTTCTTCGACAAAGACCAGAACACAAAA GGGCAACATTGAAGATGCTTTGCAGAAACTACAG GAAATCATTGATGCTGCTTCATATGTCCCACCACCTCCATCAGAAGAGCAAGTGAAAAAAATTGCCAAGCT GGCTGCTGTTGGGGAGCAGAAAAGAATGCAAAGCAAGAAGGCTCTTTCACAAAAGAAGTCCTTCAGAAGAAATCGAGATAGTTGGGACTGA
- the LOC131331896 gene encoding putative transferase At4g12130, mitochondrial yields the protein MHRFRKLSLNFPKPISHAFRHFSAQQTRLDNAGPVASLLTTRAVVRFRGPDTVKFLQGLLTNDVRRFGEPLGEEAASVVPTPNLPAVSTPPVYAAMLTPQGRFLYDFFVYGPARPDQRLDESGSGPGAGPDEVEVYADVDGSVVGELLETLRKYQLRSKVDIESVAEAFSCWQRYGSNLTDKSLSAEEPEACSVGWGGAVDHSGASASSGNGLGWQWHKDPRLDCLGFRGIFPSNSIPPLVEADKETDEKNFLLWRLEKGVAEGSTEIPKGEAMPLEYNLAGLNAISFDKGCYVGQELIARTHHRGVIRKRVLPLKFIDNDGNELEQKVSPGSEVMNAASGKKAGTVTTALGCRGLGLLRLEEAFRGLGSLVIQGQEDVKVQAIRPDWWPSEWFMEPQQQRAAA from the exons ATGCACCGTTTCAGAAAACTCTCTCTCAACTTCCCCAAACCCATTTCCCACGCTTTCAGACACTTCTCCGCCCAACAAACCCGCCTCGACAATGCCGGCCCCGTGGCCTCCCTCCTCACCACCCGGGCCGTGGTCCGTTTCCGAGGCCCCGACACCGTCAAATTCCTCCAGGGCCTATTGACGAACGATGTGCGGAGGTTCGGTGAACCCCTGGGTGAGGAGGCGGCCTCGGTTGTGCCCACCCCCAACTTGCCCGCTGTTTCGACCCCGCCCGTTTACGCCGCCATGTTGACGCCCCAGGGGAGGTTTTTGTATGATTTTTTCGTGTACGGGCCGGCTCGGCCCGACCAGAGGCTTGATGAGTCTGGGTCTGGGCCGGGGGCCGGACCGGACGAAGTGGAGGTTTACGCGGATGTTGATGGGTCTGTGGTGGGTGAGCTATTGGAAACCCTCAGAAA GTACCAGTTGAGGTCCAAGGTTGATATCGAGAGTGTGGCAGAAGCTTTCTCTTGTTGGCAAAGGTATGGCTCAAATCTGACTGACAAGTCCTTGTCGGCAGAAGAACCAGAAGCTTGTTCCGTGGGCTGGGGCGGTGCTGTTGATCATTCTGGTGCCTCGGCTTCAAGCGGAAATGGACTTGGATGGCAATGGCATAAGGATCCCCGATTGGATTGCCTTGGATTCCGGGGGATCTTTCCATCTAATTCAATAC CACCGTTGGTTGAGGCTGACAAGGAAACTGATgaaaaaaattttcttttatggaGATTAGAGAAAGGGGTTGCTGAAGGTTCGACTGAGATCCCAAAAG GTGAGGCAATGCCATTGGAATACAATCTTGCCGGTCTAAATGCTATAAGCTTTGATAAAGGTTGCTACGTGGGCCAAGAACTCATTGCTCGTACACATCATCGAGGGGTCATTCGGAAACGTGTGCTTCCTTTGAAGTTCATTGATAATGACGGGAATG AATTGGAGCAGAAAGTTTCTCCTGGGTCCGAAGTTATGAATGCTGCCTCTGGCAAGAAGGCTGGGACTGTGACTACTGCCCTTGGATGCCGCGGTCTGGGCCTTCTGAGGTTGGAGGAAGCCTTTAGGGGATTGGGCTCCTTGGTAATACAAGGACAAGAAGATGTGAAAGTTCAGGCAATTAGACCAGACTGGTGGCCTTCTGAGTGGTTTATGGAGCCTCAACAACAAAGGGCAGCTGCTTAG
- the LOC131331895 gene encoding uncharacterized protein LOC131331895 isoform X2, with the protein MSLSMKGYRVISVDIPRVWNHHEWIQAFEKFLDAIDVHHVHLYGTSLGGLLAQLFAQHRPRRVRSLVLSNTFLETHDFAAAMPWAPVVGWAPSFLLKRHVLSGIRDGPHEPFIADSVDFVVSQVETLSKDDLASRLTLTADAASIGPLLLSDSFVTIMDTNDYCSTPQQLKDQICERYPGARRAYLKNGGDFPFLSRPDEVNLHLQLHLRRVGVEPQPDLVRGISLEASGSGGGGSGSDGDDGGSGRSGKQNKGKEDGDDAPKDDMGSSGDAPPESQPPPSPESSAPESPDSQLSDSQLLGNAKLGSTGAKYLPLQLLPAIFEEYQYLIAAYTFLHFAREFCTLYLLPFYLATLYIKLDWVSCPKFRQAV; encoded by the exons GGTTATCGGGTCATATCTGTTGATATTCCACGTGTATGGAACCATCACGAGTGGATTCAAGCGTTTGAGAAGTTTTTGGACGCCATCGACGTTCATCAC GTACATCTTTATGGTACTTCCCTGGGAGGATTATTAGCACAACTATTCGCTCAGCATCGCCCTCGTCGTGTCCGATCATTGGTGCTCTCAAATACGTTTTTGGAGACGCATGACTTTGCTGCTGCAATGCCATGGGCTCCTGT TGTTGGTTGGGCCCCTTCCTTTTTGCTGAAACGGCATGTCTTATCAGGAATTCGGGATGGTCCCCATGAACCCTTTATTGCTGACTCTGTGGACTTCGTTGTTTCCCAG GTCGAAACGCTATCAAAAGATGACCTAGCATCAAGGTTGACTTTAACAGCAGATGCCGCTTCAATTGGACCTCTTCTGCTTTCTGATTCTTTTGTTACTATAATGGAT ACCAATGACTATTGTTCAACCCCGCAACAACTCAAAGATCAAATTTGTGAAAGGTATCCAGGAGCAAGGCGAGCATACTTGAAGAATGGGGGTGATTTTCCGTTTCTTTCACGACCAGATGAAGTTAATCTTCACCTTCAG CTGCACCTGAGAAGAGTAGGTGTTGAACCTCAGCCAGATTTGGTCCGTGGCATCTCACTGGAAGCTAGTGGTAGTGGCGGTGGCGGCAGCGGCAGCgatggtgatgatggtggcAGTGGGAGATCTGgtaaacaaaacaaaggaaaagaagatgGTGATGACGCTCCAAAGGATGACATGGGGAGTTCTGGAGACGCACCTCCCGAAAGTCAACCACCTCCATCTCCAGAAAGTTCAGCTCCAGAAAGTCCTGATTCTCAACTTTCAGACAGCCAGCTCCTCGGCAATGCAAAACTTGGTTCTACTGGTGCCAAATATCTGCCACTCCAGTTATTGCCTGCAATTTTTGAAGAATACCAATACTTGATAGCTGCTTATACCTTTCTGCATTTTGCAAGAGAGTTTTGTACTCTTTATCTGCTCCCGTTTTACCTGGCAACGTTGTACATTAAGTTGGATTGGGTGTCTTGTCCGAAATTTAGACAAGCTGTGTAG